The following proteins are co-located in the Cryptosporidium parvum Iowa II chromosome 6, whole genome shotgun sequence genome:
- a CDS encoding RRM (2xRRMs) domaincontaining protein encodes MTENCVFIRNLSPLANKKSVLNIFNELEDEIIDIEFHNYPESDQRFCQISFKSSNGVTKSIGFNGSTLLGVPMSITVLPPIQIQKSEQKRIVSNREISVKNLPSSLSDLRITSIFQKYGQIVSIKRQDPNINSNSIIIEFQNESSAADLIEKRYLTLESGEKIEISSDFEIQKYIPSNLETNSNLHDINDTLLNLESIPVPLAYQQIKKLEWDSKLSKIYSIKKKIEERLLNTLNNDLKLQSGFNQDSYQPRSPTPSPSPPLSDTKVPLDKKVITGGRTRSLSRSVSPFHSNE; translated from the coding sequence ATGACAGAAAATTGCGTATTTATCAGAAACTTATCCCCACTTGCAAATAAAAAGTCGGtacttaatatattcaatgaACTTGAggatgaaattattgatattgaaTTCCATAATTACCCAGAAAGTGACCAAAGATTCTGCCAAATCTcatttaaatcttcaaatgGTGTCACAAAAAGTATTGGATTTAATGGTTCAACGTTACTTGGGGTACCTATGTCAATAACGGTACTGCCACCAatacaaattcaaaaatctGAGCAAAAAAGAATTGTCTCAAATAGAGAAATATCGGTAAAAAATTTACCAAGTTCTTTGTCAGACTTGAGAATTACATCcatttttcagaaatatgGACAAATTGTTAGTATTAAGAGACAAGATCCTAATATTAACTCCAATTCTATTATAATAGAATTTCAAAATGAAAGCTCTGCTGCAGATCTTATAGAAAAACGATATCTTACTTTAGAAAGTGGTGAAAAGATTGAGATTTCTTCCGACTTTGaaattcagaaatataTTCCATCAAATCTAGAGACTAATTCTAATCTTCATGATATTAACGATACcttattaaatttagaaaGTATTCCTGTTCCTCTTGCATATCAACAGATCAAAAAACTTGAATGGGATAGTAAATTATCAAAGATCTATTCCATTAAGAAGAAGATTGAAGAGAGACTTTTGAATACTTTAAATAACGACCTTAAACTCCAGTCTGGTTTTAACCAGGACTCTTATCAGCCCAGATCTCCCACTCCTTCTCCTTCCCCTCCTCTATCTGATACAAAGGTACCATTAGATAAAAAAGTTATCACGGGCGGTAGAACTAGATCACTTTCTAGATCCGTCTCTCCGTTTCAttcaaatgaataa
- a CDS encoding tubulin, gamma tubulin complex protein 3, translating to MISEKPIIIPELLKELVYKEIENSNILKDRTSERSKLAQKCYLASLKLIKSHIVSGVKELNFGNPLEDAHELLLSNGRSTQVHKLNRLYDKLSNLCLAIPELNNSSPRNQTSSFQDKILRLLLPLFDTGSRDKYDQENIGNSISNLKEAGDLNNSISPVLSRFKDSNNIYSASSPSMGNNEFAIQTRNSSKDHSITSVYNNNGDHEGINNSLEVYKEESSIIESNDSYSVPLFVLEKCLLSPTQELALVHDILYALQGFEAQFIKYDISTDSYILDPSVYSLETTREIVTEICHFGTIYKRMTQIVNYYKQELENSYIQERSMLTKTLTEFTQDLLSEYLQFIVSQQNEVQDSMIALSKLDPGVNPNLELLKSNKPMLTLRKLLHRMNDQYHKKEKIFAILEGLFGQTCSSILSCLNIHRNNGNQYQEKVFENLFHKCVSVWLQDLNLILRHGTSRRYLYDPGSTNSRSKTVIDFENKLGEFFIKGNIAEGIKIDESRVPSFLLIETAHQIIHICETRIIIKTLLPPDEDVKLVDEFGIPEITSEMITDLNRTPLHLTLNRLQAQLDTKLKDLITDNGSLISRLKIIRDYFICFNGDFSDLLIKNMENELDKPSESVSLQKLEEIFENTKRSFPRFEFEDHFQVSLLDSQQYNKPGSCGWDIFTLDFNIPERTNLSLILTTNHLKRYERIFKTIWKLKLTIHKLNSTWIKLIKYLRQSELCVPSDSIDNTPLLRQSSCLIRSLIITLNTIQNLLSFSSISYLWSSFENLLPKASNIHKIRDIHDTYISYIESNLFISSSSSSSSSPSQEQKLTQSLYLCLDLLFESSFFLCKINHTILNNLLIYENDHENGLKQILSLEVDNTISSPIDEIYESSNNFKNCLKTFHTNLTLLVQLKQEYLQYDPLLHFQINLFESLLEQFTLHIKFLD from the coding sequence aTGATATCAGAAAAGCCCATAATTATCCCAGAACTACTGAAGGAACTTGTTTACAaggaaattgaaaatagtAACATACTCAAAGATAGAACTTCAGAACGAAGTAAACTTGCTCAAAAATGCTATCTGGCCTCTTTAAAGCTCATTAAATCTCATATAGTTTCTGGAgtaaaagaattaaattttggaAATCCTCTTGAAGATGCACATGAGTTACTTTTAAGCAATGGAAGATCAACTCAAGTACACAAACTCAATAGACTATATGATAAACTTTCAAACCTATGTCTTGCAATTCCTGAACTGAATAATTCTTCACCCAGAAATCAAACCAGTAGCTTTCAAGATAAAATACTTAGACTCCTACTTCCATTATTCGATACCGGATCACGAGACAAGTATGatcaagaaaatattgGTAATTCAATTTCCAATCTAAAAGAAGCTGGAGACTTGAATAATTCTATTAGTCCTGTTTTAAGTAGATTCAAagattctaataatatatattcagCTTCATCACCATCAATGggaaataatgaatttgcAATTCAAACCAGAAACAGCTCAAAAGATCACTCTATTACTTCTGtctataataataatggagaTCATGAaggtattaataatagtttaGAAGTATATAAAGAAGAATCCAGTATTATTGAAAGTAATGATAGCTATTCTGTTCCTTTATTTGTCTTGGAAAAGTGTTTACTTTCTCCTACACAAGAACTTGCTCTAGTACATGATATCCTTTATGCTCTACAAGGATTTGAAGctcaatttattaaatacgATATCTCAACAGATTCTTACATCTTAGATCCCTCAGTATATTCATTGGAAACTACAAGAGAAATTGTAACAGAAATCTGCCATTTTGGGACAATATATAAAAGAATGACCCAAATTGTAAACTATTACAAACAAGAACTAGAGAATTCTTATATTCAAGAAAGATCAATGCTTACAAAAACATTAACTGAATTTACTCAAGATCTACTTTCAGAATACTTACAATTCATAGTTAGCCAACAAAACGAAGTACAAGATTCAATGATAGCACTTTCTAAATTAGATCCTGGAGTAAATCCAAACCTAGAACTTCTTAAATCTAACAAACCAATGCTAACTTTGAGAAAATTACTACATAGAATGAATGATCAATATcataaaaaagaaaagatcTTTGCTATATTAGAAGGTCTATTTGGACAAACTTGCTCTTCCATACTCTCTTGTCTAAATATTCATAGAAATAATGGAAACCAATACCAAGAAAAAGtctttgaaaatttattcCATAAATGCGTTTCAGTTTGGCTTCAAGATCTAAATTTGATCTTGAGACACGGTACCTCAAGACGATACTTATATGATCCTGGATCAACCAATTCAAGATCAAAAACTGTGATAGATTTTGAGAATAAATTGGGTGAGTTTTTTATAAAGGGTAATATTGCGGAAGGAATAAAAATAGATGAGAGTCGAGTACCAAGtttcttattaatagaGACAGCTCATCAAATAATACATATTTGTGAAACTAGGATAATTATTAAGACTCTTTTACCTCCTGATGAAGATGTAAAACTTGTTGATGAGTTTGGGATTCCTGAGATAACCTCAGAAATGATTACTGATTTGAATAGAACTCCATTACACTTGACTTTAAATCGACTTCAGGCCCAATTAGATACTAAGCTTAAGGATCTTATAACTGATAATGgttcattaatttctcGTCTCAAGATCATTAGAGATTACTTTATATGTTTTAATGGTGATTTTTcggatttattaataaagaacaTGGAAAATGAACTAGATAAGCCTTCAGAATCTGTTTCCCTTCAGAAATTGGAAGAAATCTTTGAAAATACCAAAAGATCATTTCCTAGATTTGAGTTTGAAGATCATTTTCAGGTATCCTTATTAGATTCTCAACAATATAATAAACCAGGAAGTTGTGGATGGGATATTTTTACTCtagattttaatattccAGAAAGAACTAATCTTTCCCTAATATTAACCACAAATCACCTTAAAAGATATGAAAGGATCTTCAAAACTATTTGGAAGCTCAAACTTACAATTCATAAACTCAATTCTACATGGATCAAACTCATTAAATATCTTCGTCAAAGTGAACTTTGCGTTCCCTCTGATTCCATTGATAATACCCCACTCCTCAGGCAATCCAGTTGTCTCATTAGAAGTCTTATTATCACCTTAAATACCATCCAAAACCTTCTTTCATTCAGTTCTATCAGCTATCTCTGGTCATCATTTGAGAATCTTCTCCCAAAAGCCTCTAATATTCACAAAATCAGAGATATACACGATACCTATATTTCTTACATAGAATCCAACCTCTTTATctcttcctcctcctcttcctcttcctcACCCTCTCAAGAACAAAAACTTACCCAGAGCTTATATCTTTGTCTTGATCTCCTTTTTGAATCATCCTTCTTCCTTTGTAAAATCAATCATACCATCCTAAACAATCTGCTTATTTATGAGAATGATCACGAAAATGGCTTGAAACAGATACTCTCTCTTGAAGTGGATAATACTATTTCGTCTCCAATAGACGAAATTTATGAATCCAGTAacaatttcaagaattgCTTAAAAACTTTTCATACTAATCTCACTTTACTGGTTCAACTTAAACAAGAATATCTCCAGTATGATCCACTTCTTCATTTCCAAATCAATCTCTTCGAATCACTCCTGGAGCAGTTCACACTACATATTAAGTTCTTAGATTAG
- a CDS encoding EBNA1 binding protein 2; nucleolar protein p40 (transcripts identified by EST), producing the protein MSDSDSELETHVLEDNQGERISIDRGNKLVLDEEGIKRKISALDYGIQLGMKNVPFIETLAIVDKVGNEEKIDYKDNTKRESYFYSNTLRNVNKGCEILEKMNINWNRPDDMLAEMLKTDQHMKKIKMDLLKQEQKIKAVELKKQKYVEKKFTKKIQVEKKKLRKQETKKNLREIENWKKSDHKNSASIEESFDKYFSENSKKSDLNKNKKVSKHISKTNNFEITKNTNKPSKQGGGKGRKGGKRK; encoded by the exons ATGTCAGATTCTGACAGTGAGCTGGAAACTCACGTTTTAGAAGATAATCAAGGAGAGAGAATAAGCATTGATAGAG gGAATAAATTAGTTTTGGATGAGGAAGGAATAAAGAGAAAGATCTCAGCTTTGGACTATGGGATTCAATTAGGAATGAAAAATGTACCTTTTATAGAAACTTTAGCTATAGTGGATAAGGTAGGAAATGAGGAAAAGATTGATTACAAAGATAATACAAAAAGAGAATCATacttttattcaaatacttTGAGAAATGTGAATAAAGGATGTGaaattttggaaaagaTGAATATAAACTGGAATAGACCAGATGATATGTTAGCTGAAATGCTTAAAACAGACCAACatatgaagaaaattaagATGGATTTACTTAAACAGGAGCAGAAAATAAAGGCTGTTGAActtaaaaaacaaaaatatgttGAGAAAAAGTTCACTAAGAAGATCCAGGTAGAGAAGAAGAAACTTAGAAAGCAAGAAACCAAGAAGAATTTGAGGGAAATTGAGAATTGGAAAAAGAGTGATCATAAAAATAGTGCTTCTATTGAAGAATCTTTTGATAAGTACTTTTCTGAAAATTCCAAGAAATCTGATCTTAATAAGAATAAGAAGGTATCTAAGCATATTAGTAAGACAAATAACTTTGAGATAACTAAGAATACTAATAAACCATCTAAGCAAGGAGGAGGAAAAGGAAGAAAAGGAGGAAAGAGGAAATGA
- a CDS encoding translation initiation factor EIF-2B epsilon subunit, with protein MDKKNTGSVTQSVGGNKMSELEFTSLPAVVVVESLGVDSFLPISCEFPESLLPINGVPIINYIIEMLLKNGVTEIYLLAYSHKDLLMDHIEGLKSSNKKLRSLNIQIIQLGVHCNSIGDALRDLDCQVDIRDDFVLIQGGLLCVADIKEVVQIHKKKRSSQVPNLSMTMIFMESPPLSTLRTKKNENLVIYDQVSNELVHWGKFDDDYCSRLSMKTLMRNSSSSYYGTSKCIIRYDLLDIGLAICSPQLLKTFCETFDFTDLFNDFVQNALSSDIKQDVIDVSIMSQYAVKITDFRTYHVAQQHVCEGWAFPMVPDYCSISGQNVQRYQGFSVFLGDNVNISPSSEIGSIVTIGKSTKIGNNCKISDSFIGENCVIGDNCIIKGCSILDNTVIENNVELDSSFISSNAKIMSNVIVNPCCLIGSGIIIQENSKIESFSRVSRYISRSILLENLKNKSQKGFEQDESELRSNSNSPSMNSRRFKLLDETDLSLLSNMTKDGAILNGVIWPEDKLAKLENHEITNEDVLSNIVLFDSSRNRETVCSSDSESSDDEDFDGEIIRRGRKGIQGGTGGLNKVNNGEEEDEDDEEEDEDSREFFEESVLLIKSGLENPVHMSNKILELKGLRFAFFKDDLDILDTCIIMALDLLGKNSKEFLVEEKGFNNNNSTSTRIDLDRFRSFCEKKGILELVSAFNRSEDEAFTGLICSKLLEFALKKDFPLPFGSLLVTFERLDLINQSFIPNWYDSVIGGSGTETKTKDEVLSILRSDFVVKYIEWLKEDEEDDEEDEEDDD; from the coding sequence AtggataaaaaaaataccgGATCAGTAACACAAAGCGTGGGAGGAAATAAAATGAGCGAGTTAGAGTTTACATCATTACCAGCAGTGGTAGTAGTGGAAAGTTTAGGAGTAGATTCATTTTTACCAATATCATGTGAATTTCCTGAATCATTATTACCAATAAATGGGGTACCgataattaattatataattgAGATGCTGCTTAAGAATGGTGTAACTGAGATATATTTATTGGCGTATTCTCATAAGGATTTGTTAATGGATCACATTGAAGGATTAAAATCATCCAATAAAAAGTTAAGatcattaaatattcaaattattcaGCTTGGAGTACATTGTAATTCAATTGGAGATGCATTAAGAGATTTAGATTGTCAAGTAGATATCAGAGACGACTTTGTTTTAATACAAGGGGGATTGCTTTGTGTGGCTGATATAAAGGAAGTAGTTCAAATTCacaaaaagaagagaagTAGTCAGGTACCAAATTTATCAATGACAATGATATTTATGGAAAGCCCACCATTAAGTACATTAAGaacaaaaaagaatgaGAATTTGGTGATCTATGATCAGGTATCGAATGAATTGGTTCATTGGGGTaaatttgatgatgattaCTGTTCCAGATTGTCAATGAAGACTTTAATGAGGAACTCGAGTTCATCTTATTATGGTACAAGTAAATGCATCATTAGATATGATTTATTGGATATAGGACTTGCAATATGTTCTCCTCAATTGCTTAAGACTTTTTGTGAGACCTTTGATTTTACTGATctatttaatgattttgtGCAAAATGCATTAAGCTCTGATATTAAACAAGATGTAATAGATGTTTCAATAATGTCTCAGTATGCTGTTAAGATCACAGACTTTAGGACATATCATGTAGCACAACAACATGTATGTGAAGGATGGGCATTCCCAATGGTACCGGATTATTGTAGTATATCAGGACAGAATGTACAAAGATACCAAGGATTTAGTGTATTTTTGGGAGATAATGTAAATATAAGTCCAAGTTCTGAGATTGGATCAATAGTTACTATAGGGAAATCAACAAAGATTGGAAATAATTGTAAGATCTCGGATTCTTTTATTGGTGAGAATTGTGTGATTGGAGACAATTGCATCATTAAAGGATGTTCAATATTAGATAATACCGTTATTGAGAATAACGTTGAATTGGATTCAAGTTTTATTTCGAGTAATGCTAAGATTATGAGTAATGTAATAGTGAATCCATGTTGTTTAATAGGATCTGGgattattattcaagagaattcaaaaattgaatctTTTAGTAGGGTATCGAGATATATTTCAAGATCTATACTACTTGAGAAtctaaaaaataaatctcAAAAAGGTTTTGAACAAGATGAAAGTGAATTAAGAAGTAATAGTAACTCTCCAAGTATGAATTCTAGACGATTTAAACTTTTAGATGAGACGgatttatctttattaagTAATATGACAAAAGATGGAGCAATATTGAATGGCGTGATTTGGCCTGAAGATAAGTTAGCTAAGCTGGAAAATCACGAGATCACAAATGAGGATGTACTTTCtaatattgttttatttgattcatcTAGAAACAGAGAGACTGTTTGTAGTAGTGATTCAGAAAGTtctgatgatgaagattttgATGGAGAGATAATTAGAAGAGGTAGAAAAGGCATTCAAGGAGGTACCGGAGGGTTGAATAAGGTTAATAATGGAGAAGAGGAGGATGAGGATGATGAAGAGGAAGATGAAGATTCACGGGAATTTTTTGAAGAGTCTGTGCTACTTATAAAATCTGGACTTGAAAATCCGGTACATATGTCTAATAAGATCTTAGAGTTGAAAGGATTAAGATTTGCATTCTTTAAAGATGATCTTGATATTTTAGATACATGTATAATCATGGCATTGGATCTACTTGGTAAAAACTCAAAGGAGTTTCTGGTGGAAGAGAAAGggtttaataataataatagtactAGTACAAGAATAGATTTGGATAGATTTAGATCATTTTGTGAGAAGAAAGGCATTTTAGAGCTGGTATCGGCTTTTAATAGGTCTGAGGATGAAGCCTTTACTGGCTTAATTTGTTCAAAGTTGTTAGAATTTGCTTTAAAAAAGGATTTCCCTCTTCCTTTTGGATCTCTCTTAGTTACTTTTGAGAGATTGGATCTTATTAATCAGTCTTTCATCCCAAATTGGTATGATAGCGTGATTGGAGGATCAGGAACTGAGACCAAAACAAAAGATGAGGTCTTATCAATTTTGAGATCAGACTTTGTGGTGAAGTACATTGAATGGCttaaagaagatgaagaagatgacGAAGAGGATGAAGAGGATGATGATTAA
- a CDS encoding protein kinase has protein sequence MIDSNQQQNGLPSTFFGQSGIGYKICDRLGAGSASVVFRCKSVGRVREDGIMVPIDEEYFAVKIIDMKSIYLTPDFMDKKNRLLEEAMILHKLRHPNIVSLVDFSDSGDTFYLVMDLVEGGELFYKIVEHGSLSESSARFILKQVVEALIYMHQKEIIHRDLKPENILIEKSYPGEYFVIKVADFGVAKFLRQGYTQARTLVGTPQYWAPEVLSASNSGESYGTEADLWSLGVLFYVMLGGAFPFDERKGNLERLIREGNYHFRYPRFKRVSEQAKQLIRRLLTVDPSQRMTLSELKNDPWMKIKCENEPNMADIQDNIGSPLPERHEIVLFKSMEDANNTTFSKAITKKETIKMIETAENGKGFSIQNKSINSSKTSSIMDINSLLDLQLSVAYKLHGIYIAFRHNSAICRVIQQHIHKWRILQQRSYIAIGKFKQTCESVLDELPDFLLAVNTNEPKLAIELLSHVKSLVDVTQNDVEDIQSSYNNFLFELSNFVESVRDIKRITETSVNAIPYEANKETYETEVRDQSSSLTGGGSSSMNLDRNKEGLYDSRARSDFDSSSMDISSNGFNTNESVSFSRSGSNIMSNSNGIGNGIKSEFDPSIFIGYNSARDRVIRKITDIFLNSEINALFDNLENEDPSSKITDIGGEGNVTTMGGVPAEEFNSNNLSSDLSIQVHGKSQFNQNSSYITTSLASTRDLLLDFLFLPASICNVPPTGVESLLQEGVDFDLPILSNFEITPEKLNSLGRDYEGGGSSGGGSVEDMANVNMYRIDRVHTNSNGSEFSSKSGAKKINSTEKIDSQMATEECKNGVENRLEESMMGSMSSGFDSFTEKGGYAIPGSNSSTIYEQSVIKRRSENQLKISYILVRVLAQLRMIESILGRCVAFWGNMNIMIEKILQLRQHAERLLGFTGNPVLRTRFDERVESYREFWQELRDICDSYLRSSQIRQLSLENQVHELLDAASKVDTVFNMNMK, from the coding sequence ATGATAGACTCGAACCAACAACAGAATGGTTTACCTTCCACATTTTTTGGTCAGTCTGGGATAGGGTATAAAATATGTGATCGACTTGGAGCAGGAAGCGCTTCGGTGGTTTTCAGATGTAAATCTGTGGGAAGAGTTAGAGAAGATGGAATAATGGTACCTATTGATGAGGAATATTTTGCTgtgaaaattattgatatgAAGTCGATATATTTGACTCCAGATTTTATGGATAAAAAGAACAGGTTATTAGAAGAAGCAATGATATTACACAAATTAAGACATCCAAATATTGTAAGCTTGGTTGATTTTTCTGATTCTGGTGATACATTTTACTTGGTTATGGATTTAGTTGAAGGGGGAGAGCTTTTTTACAAGATTGTAGAACATGGTTCACTATCAGAATCAAGTGCaagatttatattaaaacaagTTGTTGAAGCTTTGATATATATGCATCAAAAGGAAATAATTCACCGTGATTTGAAACCTGAGAACATTTTGATTGAAAAGTCATATCCTGGGGAGTATTTTGTAATTAAAGTAGCAGATTTTGGAGTTGCAAAGTTTTTAAGGCAAGGATATACACAAGCAAGAACTTTGGTTGGGACACCACAATATTGGGCTCCTGAGGTGTTAAGCGCCTCTAATAGTGGAGAATCTTATGGTACTGAGGCTGATTTATGGTCTTTGGGGGTCTTATTTTATGTAATGCTTGGCGGAGCTTTTCCATTTGATGAAAGAAAAGGCAATTTAGAGCGTTTAATTAGAGAAGGAAATTATCATTTCAGATATCCTCGATTTAAGAGGGTTAGTGAGCAAGCTAAGCAATTGATTAGGAGACTGTTAACAGTTGATCCAAGTCAGAGGATGACTCTTTCTGAGTTAAAAAATGATCCTTGGATGAAAATTAAGTGTGAAAATGAGCCAAATATGGCAGACATACAAGATAATATTGGCTCTCCTCTTCCTGAGAGACATGAAATCGTactatttaaatcaatGGAAGATGCTAATAATACAACTTTTAGCAAAGCTATTACTAAAAAAGAGACTATAAAGATGATTGAGACAGCTGAGAATGGTAAAGGTTTttcaattcaaaataaatctaTCAACTCATCAAAAACATCATCAATTATGGACATTAATAGCTTGTTAGATCTTCAATTAAGTGTTGCATATAAGCTACATGGAATTTATATTGCTTTTAGACATAATTCAGCAATTTGTAGAGTAATTCAGCAACACATTCACAAGTGGAGAATATTACAACAAAGATCTTATATAGCAATTGGGAAGTTTAAACAAACTTGTGAATCTGTATTGGATGAACTTCCTGATTTTTTATTAGCAGTTAACACAAATGAGCCAAAGCTTGCAATTGAGTTGTTATCGCATGTCAAAAGTTTAGTAGATGTAACACAAAATGATGTTGAAGATATTCAAAGCTCTTACaacaattttttatttgaattatccAATTTTGTGGAATCTGTGAgagatattaaaagaattacaGAGACAAGTGTTAATGCTATTCCATATGAAGCCAATAAAGAAACATACGAAACGGAAGTAAGAGATCAATCATCATCTTTAACAGGAGGTGGTAGTTCTTCAATGAATTTGgatagaaataaagaagGATTATATGATTCTCGAGCAAGGAGTGATTTTGATTCTTCTTCAATGGATATAAGTTCAAATGGCTTTAACACAAATGAAAGTGTGAGTTTTTCAAGATCCGGATCAAATATTATGAGTAATTCAAACGGTATTGGCAATGGAATTAAAAGTGAATTTGATCCAAGTATATTTATTGGTTATAATTCAGCAAGGGATAGAGTAATAAGAAAGATTACAGATATATTCttaaattcagaaattaatgctttatttgataatttagaGAATGAAGATCCAAGTTCAAAGATTACAGATATAGGTGGAGAAGGGAATGTTACTACTATGGGGGGGGTACCGGCTGAGGAATTTAACagtaataatttatcatcAGATTTATCAATACAGGTTCATGGAAAGTCTcaatttaatcaaaattcaTCATATATTACTACTTCTTTGGCAAGTACAAGAGACTTACTTTTAGATTTCTTGTTTCTCCCTGCTAGTATATGTAATGTTCCTCCAACAGGAGTTGAATCCCTACTACAGGAAGGAGTGGATTTTGATCTTCCAATCTtgtcaaattttgaaataacaCCAGAAAAACTTAATAGCTTGGGAAGAGATTATGAAGGTGGAGGTTCTTCCGGGGGTGGTTCTGTTGAAGATATGGCGAATGTTAATATGTATAGAATTGACAGAGTTCATACTAATAGCAATGGTTCAGAATTCTCATCTAAATCTGGAGCAAAGAAAATCAATTCTACAGAAAAAATAGATTCTCAAATGGCAACAGAAGAGTGTAAGAATGGTGTGGAAAATAGATTAGAAGAATCAATGATGGGATCAATGTCTAGTGGATTTGATTCTTTCACAGAAAAAGGTGGATACGCAATTCCAGGCTCAAATTCATCTACAATTTATGAACAAAGTGTTATAAAGAGGAGGAGTGAGAATCAGCTAAAGATTTCTTACATATTGGTAAGAGTTTTGGCTCAACTTAGAATGATTGAGAGTATACTAGGAAGATGCGTAGCTTTTTGGGgtaatatgaatattatGATAGAGAAGATTTTACAGCTAAGGCAACATGCTGAAAGACTTTTAGGGTTTACAGGAAATCCCGTATTAAGAACAAGGTTTGACGAAAGGGTTGAATCATATAGAGAATTCTGGCAAGAGTTAAGAGATATTTGTGATTCCTACCTTCGCTCATCTCAAATTAGGCAACTAAGCCTTGAGAATCAGGTTCATGAGCTGCTTGATGCCGCCTCTAAAGTGGATACAGTTTTCAATATGAATATGAAATAA